From the genome of candidate division WOR-3 bacterium:
GTACGCATACGATAAAACTTTCCAATCCCAATTTTCAGACTTATGAAAAAAAGATGAAATTCAAACCGGGTGAGACAAAGATACTGGATGTGAAGCTCAGGAAACTGGACGGCTATCTTAAGCTCACCGTAAAACCATGGGCTGATGTCTATATCGACGGGAAGTTTTACGAGACAACCCCGATTGCAAAACCCATTAAACTCTCGGCCGGTGAGCATTACATAAAATTAATAAATCCTTCTTTTAAACCTTTTGAACAGAAGATCACCATTCCGGCGGGGAAGATGTTGAAAAAATATGTTGAATTAATGCCGAAATAGAGGAGGTATTATGGCGAAAAAGATTATTTTATCGCTTGGATGTATTCTGTTGGCGATCTCCCTGGCACAGCATGTTCCGAAAGACTCACTGGAACGGATGCTGGAGTCGGCGAAGGAGTATTATAATAACGGTGAATATGAACGGGCGATAAGTGAGCTGGAAAAAGCCCTTCAATTCTTGAAACAGTTGAAACAGACCGACCAGGTTGAGGCATACAAATACCTGGCATTCAGTTATGTGGCGTTCGGCAACAATGATAAGGCGAAAGAGACATTTAAAAAGGCGCTTCTTCTCAATCCAAAGCTTGAACTGGATCCTGCTACTGTATCACCCAAGATCATCAAGGTTTTTGAAGAAGCAAAGGCGGAGATGAAGACCGAACCGGTCAAACCACCCGTGACTGAACCGACGAAACCGCCCGCAGCGGAAAAAGAGACGGTCGGCGGGGTGAGTAAGTTCAGTGCGAGGTGGCGTTCCTGCTGTTTTCCCGGCTGGGGGCAGTACTATCGAGGAGAGAGCGGTAAGGGTAAAAAATTGATGATTATCGGTGGTATAACAGGAAGTCTGGCGGTATTTTCCACGATTATGAGAGACATTCATCATAACAACTATCTTGATGTTCCGGCGGGGAACGAACAGGAGATGGAGGATGCTTATGCTTCCTATAAGTTCTGGCACAACACCGTGGTCTTCAGTATGGTCTCGTTCCTCGGGGTGTATTTCTATAACATCTATGATATTTTCTTTACAGACATTGAAACAAAGTACTCTTCTTCCGGAGAAAAGAGCGGTTTCTGTTTCGGGTTCTTCGCCGACCGGATTCAATTAGGTTATGAAATTAAGTTTTAAACGGGAGGAAAGATGAATAGAGGGTTGATAATTTTAAGTACCGTCTGTCTTTTAATTCTTTCCTGTATCGAACCCACCCATGACAACAGATATGACCCGGATAATCCTGCAAAGGCATATCTGGCGGGTACGGTCTATGGGTTCGATGATAATGAACTGGACGGTGCGACCGTTTCATTAATCAAGGACAGCGCGGTTGTTTATGAAACCCAGACGAGTAATGGAGGATGGTATGAATTTCAACGGGTGGATCCGGGAATTTATATCCTGGAAGCCGGTGCGAATCTCTATACTCCGGTGCAGATGACAGCCGATCTTCCGGCGGATACCGAAGCGTACATTGATCTATATCTTCAGGAGATCTATTTTGATTTTGAGAATGATGCCGTAGGTGTTGATGAACCAGATGGATTTCACATTGAATCCGGTGAGTGGAGTGTTATGCAGGATCCTGCAGACCCTGAAGACCACTCAGTGCCGAATGTTTATCGAGGTATCGCCGAGCATAATACCGCACCGATCTCCGTTTCGGTTATTGAGGATAATCTCACGGATTTCTCCATTGAAGCGAAATTGAAGATATTTAACGAGACGACATCAAACTGGTCAGCCGGCTTGGTCCTCAGATATCAGAATCCGGCGAATTATTATCTTTTGAGGATTGCCGAAGGTTACATTAAATTGAGTAAAATGGTCAACGGTGCTGAAATATATCTTGCCGAAACCGACACGCTTTTTTTCAACATAGATCAATGGTACTGTCTTTACGCCTGTTTCGAGGGGCAGCACATAAAGATATTCTTTGAGGGAGATCTGTTCTTTGAACTGGATGATGATGCCTTTTCCGACGGTTCGCCGGGACTGTGGGTCCAGAGTTATGACCCGGGAGGCGGTGCAATCATCTACTTCGACGATATAAAACTCTGGCCTTGATTTAAGGAGGTGTTGTTCTCTCTGAATTCACACCGGATTGACGGCTGAGGTGTTACTTTAATGGCGACCTTTTTGATTCATAAAGCGAACGACGAAACCCAGGTGATAAAATTGAAAAAAGACTATGTTACACTGGGACGGCGTAATGATAATGATATCGTGCTTGATGATGTCTTTGTTTCACGGGAACATGCCGAGGTCATAAAGAAAGGTAAGAAGTATATTCTCAAAGACCGCAAAAGCCGTTATGGAACATTCGTCAATGGAGATCGCATCATCGAAGTTACACTCAACTATGGAGATGAAATCCAGCTCGGAAATACAATAATCACCTTTGTTGATGAAAAAAAACTGGACCAGATTCCCGAGCGGAAGACCCCGACGAAGAAGATCGGTGCCCGGATCAACCTGCTGGACAAGATTGAGGAGATCAAACTTCGACTGAATAAAGGTGAAAAGAAAGAGCTTATTTTGAGCTCTTTGAACGAGCTGAA
Proteins encoded in this window:
- a CDS encoding PEGA domain-containing protein, producing THTIKLSNPNFQTYEKKMKFKPGETKILDVKLRKLDGYLKLTVKPWADVYIDGKFYETTPIAKPIKLSAGEHYIKLINPSFKPFEQKITIPAGKMLKKYVELMPK
- a CDS encoding tetratricopeptide repeat protein, yielding MAKKIILSLGCILLAISLAQHVPKDSLERMLESAKEYYNNGEYERAISELEKALQFLKQLKQTDQVEAYKYLAFSYVAFGNNDKAKETFKKALLLNPKLELDPATVSPKIIKVFEEAKAEMKTEPVKPPVTEPTKPPAAEKETVGGVSKFSARWRSCCFPGWGQYYRGESGKGKKLMIIGGITGSLAVFSTIMRDIHHNNYLDVPAGNEQEMEDAYASYKFWHNTVVFSMVSFLGVYFYNIYDIFFTDIETKYSSSGEKSGFCFGFFADRIQLGYEIKF
- a CDS encoding carboxypeptidase regulatory-like domain-containing protein, coding for MNRGLIILSTVCLLILSCIEPTHDNRYDPDNPAKAYLAGTVYGFDDNELDGATVSLIKDSAVVYETQTSNGGWYEFQRVDPGIYILEAGANLYTPVQMTADLPADTEAYIDLYLQEIYFDFENDAVGVDEPDGFHIESGEWSVMQDPADPEDHSVPNVYRGIAEHNTAPISVSVIEDNLTDFSIEAKLKIFNETTSNWSAGLVLRYQNPANYYLLRIAEGYIKLSKMVNGAEIYLAETDTLFFNIDQWYCLYACFEGQHIKIFFEGDLFFELDDDAFSDGSPGLWVQSYDPGGGAIIYFDDIKLWP